The Candidatus Thiodiazotropha endoloripes genome has a window encoding:
- the gpmI gene encoding 2,3-bisphosphoglycerate-independent phosphoglycerate mutase, translating to MSDRPKPVVLTILDGWGYSEDTEVNAITEARTPVWDRLWREHPHTLITTAGAAVGLPGGQMGNSEVGHLNLGAGRVVYQEFTRVSRSIRTGSFFTNETLTTAVDKAVENGKTVHLLGLLSPGGVHSHEEHIHAMAKLAVERGAKQVYFHAFLDGRDTPPKSAEASLVALTEVFESLGVGRIASLIGRYFAMDRDNRWERVEQAYNLLVDGKAAYQVEDAISGLQDAYQRGETDEFVASTSVTPPGASPARVEDGDVMLFLNYRADRARQLTKSFVETDFDAFKRERVPALAEFVSLTRYHKQFDIPVAFPPEKLRNVFGEYIAKQGLLQLRLAETEKYAHVTFFFNGGREKPFEGEDRILVPSPQVATYDLKPEMSAEEVTDHLVEAIESGKYDAIICNFANSDMVGHTGKFEAAKLAIETLDHCLGRVLKALHLVDGEMLVTADHGNAEQMEDHINHQPHTAHTTNPVPLVYVGRHNAQLLEGGALCDISPTLLKIMGLSQPDEMKGRSLIEFDEA from the coding sequence ATGAGCGACAGACCTAAACCGGTCGTCCTGACCATTCTGGATGGTTGGGGTTATAGTGAAGACACAGAAGTAAATGCCATCACAGAAGCCCGTACTCCGGTTTGGGATCGATTGTGGCGTGAGCATCCGCATACCCTGATTACCACGGCGGGGGCTGCCGTGGGGCTGCCTGGTGGCCAGATGGGCAACTCTGAAGTGGGTCATCTCAATCTGGGGGCCGGCAGAGTCGTCTACCAGGAGTTTACCCGGGTCTCCCGGTCAATCCGCACCGGTTCGTTCTTCACCAATGAGACTTTGACCACAGCCGTCGATAAGGCGGTCGAGAACGGCAAGACCGTGCATCTGCTCGGGCTGCTCTCTCCCGGCGGGGTGCACAGTCATGAGGAGCATATCCATGCAATGGCCAAACTGGCGGTCGAGCGTGGCGCCAAACAGGTCTATTTCCATGCATTCCTGGATGGTCGGGATACTCCGCCGAAAAGTGCCGAAGCATCCCTGGTCGCCCTGACTGAGGTGTTCGAATCTCTGGGTGTGGGCCGCATCGCCAGCCTGATCGGACGTTACTTTGCGATGGACAGGGACAACCGCTGGGAGCGGGTGGAGCAGGCCTACAATCTGTTGGTGGACGGTAAAGCGGCTTATCAGGTGGAAGATGCGATTAGCGGACTGCAGGATGCCTATCAACGGGGTGAGACCGATGAGTTTGTGGCTTCAACCTCGGTAACCCCGCCCGGCGCATCCCCAGCCAGAGTGGAAGATGGGGATGTGATGCTGTTCCTCAACTACCGGGCGGATCGGGCACGACAGCTGACCAAATCCTTCGTTGAGACTGACTTTGACGCGTTCAAGCGAGAGCGGGTTCCGGCGTTGGCGGAGTTTGTCAGCCTGACCCGTTACCATAAGCAGTTTGATATCCCGGTCGCCTTTCCTCCCGAGAAATTGCGCAATGTATTCGGTGAATACATCGCCAAACAGGGTCTGCTGCAGCTGCGTCTCGCAGAGACGGAGAAGTATGCCCATGTGACCTTTTTCTTCAATGGCGGGCGAGAGAAACCGTTTGAAGGTGAAGACCGGATTCTGGTGCCCTCACCCCAGGTGGCGACCTACGATCTGAAGCCGGAGATGAGCGCGGAGGAGGTGACGGACCATCTTGTCGAGGCCATCGAGAGCGGTAAATACGACGCCATCATCTGTAATTTCGCCAACAGTGACATGGTGGGGCATACCGGCAAGTTCGAGGCGGCCAAGCTGGCCATCGAAACCCTGGACCACTGTCTGGGCCGGGTGCTCAAGGCGCTCCATCTGGTCGATGGCGAGATGCTGGTCACCGCCGATCACGGCAATGCGGAACAGATGGAGGATCATATCAACCATCAACCTCATACGGCTCACACCACCAATCCGGTGCCTCTGGTCTATGTCGGTAGGCACAATGCCCAGCTGCTTGAGGGCGGCGCACTCTGCGATATCTCCCCAACCCTGCTGAAGATCATGGGGTTGTCACAACCGGATGAGATGAAGGGGCGGTCTCTGATTGAGTTCGATGAGGCCTAA
- a CDS encoding ArsR/SmtB family transcription factor produces MNNLFATDDDVDRASRSLKAMSHPLRLKILCTLGAQEVSVQEIVEQVGTSQSNISQHLAILRDKGILASRKDANRVYYRVSDFRTLKLIGMMREVFCTHTP; encoded by the coding sequence ATGAATAATCTGTTTGCCACAGATGACGATGTTGACCGCGCCTCCCGCTCTCTGAAGGCCATGTCACATCCTCTGAGGTTGAAGATTCTATGCACCCTTGGCGCTCAGGAAGTCAGCGTCCAGGAGATTGTCGAACAGGTGGGCACCTCTCAGAGCAATATCTCGCAGCATCTTGCGATTTTGCGGGATAAAGGCATTCTCGCTTCACGCAAGGATGCCAACCGGGTCTACTATCGGGTCAGCGATTTCCGCACCTTGAAGTTGATCGGCATGATGCGGGAAGTCTTCTGTACCCACACGCCCTGA
- a CDS encoding rhodanese-like domain-containing protein, which produces MEQLIEFAMNHWVLVTSFSLVTGLLIFNLSHTDRSAVGPSAATELINNREAVVVDVRPAADFNKGHIINAINIPSNGFASQIGALNKYKDKPIIVSCRSGAQSSAACQHLKKAGFEEVFNLKGGILAWQSDNLPVTRKKK; this is translated from the coding sequence ATGGAACAACTCATCGAATTTGCGATGAATCACTGGGTACTCGTCACGTCCTTTTCACTGGTCACGGGCCTTTTGATCTTCAATCTCTCTCACACTGACAGGAGCGCTGTCGGGCCCTCTGCCGCAACAGAATTGATCAACAACCGTGAAGCGGTGGTGGTCGATGTCAGACCGGCAGCGGACTTCAACAAAGGCCATATCATCAATGCCATCAATATTCCCAGCAATGGCTTCGCCAGCCAGATCGGGGCGTTGAACAAATATAAGGACAAACCGATCATCGTCAGCTGTCGGTCCGGTGCCCAGTCATCCGCCGCCTGCCAACATCTGAAGAAAGCCGGGTTTGAAGAGGTGTTCAACCTAAAAGGCGGTATACTCGCCTGGCAGAGTGACAACCTGCCTGTCACACGTAAGAAAAAGTAG
- a CDS encoding divergent polysaccharide deacetylase family protein, protein MSRLFLIGLWIVIAFSPTLKAELQQNPQLEHPVRIGLIIDDLGNQKAAGERAINLPGPVTYAFLPQTPFTWHLATRAHELNKEVMLHLPMESDLGNPLGNGALTLAMPKSHFVATLKRNLASVPYVAGVNNHMGSLLTRDPTAMRWIMSELRRQGLYFIDSRTTELTVAERVAQRHLISNGRRDVFLDNVPEKSLIRLQLQKLVAIARERGEAIGIGHPYGATLAVLQEELPKLKQQGIELVPVSEIIKHRSFVIQQAKIDRLSEARSGKLLGVRAQD, encoded by the coding sequence ATGAGCAGACTGTTTCTGATCGGGCTATGGATAGTTATCGCCTTCTCCCCTACCCTCAAGGCTGAGCTTCAGCAGAATCCTCAACTGGAACACCCGGTCAGGATCGGCCTGATCATCGATGATCTGGGCAACCAGAAAGCCGCGGGAGAACGGGCGATCAATCTACCGGGCCCGGTGACTTACGCTTTTTTGCCGCAAACCCCCTTTACCTGGCATTTGGCGACCCGCGCCCATGAGCTCAACAAAGAGGTGATGCTGCATCTGCCCATGGAGTCCGATCTGGGTAATCCTCTGGGGAATGGGGCGCTGACACTGGCGATGCCCAAATCCCACTTTGTCGCAACCCTGAAGCGCAATCTCGCCTCGGTGCCCTATGTTGCCGGAGTCAACAACCATATGGGGAGCCTGCTCACCCGGGATCCCACGGCGATGCGCTGGATCATGTCGGAGTTACGTCGTCAGGGGCTCTATTTCATCGACAGCCGCACTACCGAACTGACCGTGGCCGAAAGGGTGGCGCAGCGCCATCTGATCAGTAATGGACGTCGGGATGTGTTTCTCGACAATGTGCCGGAAAAGTCACTCATCAGGTTGCAGCTCCAGAAGTTGGTGGCGATCGCCCGGGAGCGGGGTGAAGCGATTGGAATCGGTCACCCCTATGGGGCGACCCTGGCTGTATTGCAGGAAGAATTGCCTAAACTTAAACAGCAGGGGATCGAACTGGTCCCGGTTTCTGAAATCATCAAACACAGGAGTTTCGTAATCCAACAGGCTAAAATTGATAGACTCAGCGAGGCGAGAAGCGGTAAGCTGCTAGGCGTGCGAGCGCAGGACTAG
- the secB gene encoding protein-export chaperone SecB — MTEEAKQDAPNREFAVQRIYTKDISFETPNSPAVFQQEWKPETGVNLNTEVNKLNDDVFEVTLTVTVTTKLGEQTAYLAEVKQAGIFTAKGFPEQEMGPLLGAFCPNQLFPYVREVVSDLITKGSFPQMVLQPVNFDMIYAQHQQERAKRAETEAEGQSQH; from the coding sequence ATGACCGAAGAAGCCAAGCAAGACGCGCCGAACCGAGAATTTGCCGTTCAACGCATCTATACCAAGGATATCTCTTTTGAGACCCCAAACTCTCCGGCTGTTTTCCAGCAGGAGTGGAAGCCGGAAACCGGGGTCAATCTGAATACCGAAGTCAATAAACTCAACGATGATGTTTTCGAGGTGACCCTGACGGTCACGGTCACCACCAAACTGGGGGAGCAGACCGCCTATCTGGCGGAGGTCAAACAGGCCGGGATCTTCACCGCCAAGGGCTTTCCGGAGCAAGAGATGGGCCCCCTGCTCGGCGCCTTCTGCCCCAACCAGCTGTTTCCCTATGTGAGGGAAGTGGTCTCTGACCTGATCACCAAGGGCAGTTTTCCACAGATGGTATTGCAGCCGGTCAATTTCGACATGATCTACGCTCAACATCAGCAGGAGCGGGCGAAACGCGCAGAGACAGAGGCTGAAGGCCAAAGTCAGCATTAA
- a CDS encoding murein hydrolase activator EnvC family protein, with translation MLCLSRLAALCVGCCLALMAMQVAAEASEEEAKTKLEQVKRKIQTLQQQLRNTEGKRQEQSHALQEMETQIGTLARRIRVTRQSLKRQQRRLSELEGERADARLRLDQHRSSLERQLRAAYAMGRQEKMKILLNQQDPAVVSRVMVYYDYFNTARLKQMEQIRVNLQKLNKIEQQIAREEQRLQQLQSKNLTQKKQLEAAQSGRKRIIASLNSRLKNKGQELESLKTDEKQLQSLLEEIQQALVDIPINPTAHVSFQKRKGKLPWPSSGKLEARFGSTREVGKLKWDGVLISAPEGQEVRAIHHGRVAFADWLRGFGLLLIIDHGEGFMSLYGHNQSLFKETGEWVEPGEVVAQVGNSGGRASSGVYFGIRHNGKPKNPTQWCRRIRGRVIAGKAVKELSFYPVTHNTKSDRLASR, from the coding sequence GTGTTGTGTCTGAGTCGCCTTGCGGCGCTCTGTGTTGGATGCTGTCTCGCCTTGATGGCGATGCAGGTAGCAGCGGAGGCCTCTGAAGAGGAGGCAAAGACAAAACTCGAACAGGTCAAACGCAAGATTCAGACGCTGCAGCAGCAGTTACGCAACACCGAAGGCAAACGGCAGGAGCAGAGTCATGCGCTGCAGGAGATGGAAACGCAGATCGGTACGCTGGCCCGCCGGATTCGGGTCACCAGGCAGAGTTTGAAACGTCAACAGCGTCGTCTGTCGGAGCTGGAAGGGGAACGGGCCGATGCCCGACTGCGTCTGGATCAACACCGCTCATCGCTTGAAAGACAGCTTCGCGCCGCCTACGCCATGGGGCGGCAGGAAAAAATGAAAATCCTGCTCAATCAACAAGATCCAGCAGTAGTCAGTCGGGTGATGGTGTATTACGATTACTTTAATACGGCCCGCCTGAAACAGATGGAGCAGATTCGGGTGAATCTGCAGAAATTGAACAAGATTGAACAGCAAATTGCTCGGGAGGAGCAACGCCTGCAACAACTCCAATCGAAAAACCTGACGCAGAAAAAACAGCTCGAAGCGGCTCAGTCCGGGCGTAAAAGGATCATCGCCAGTCTCAACAGCCGATTGAAAAACAAAGGTCAGGAGTTAGAGAGTCTGAAAACAGACGAGAAACAGCTGCAGTCTCTGCTGGAGGAGATTCAACAGGCGCTGGTGGATATCCCGATCAATCCAACGGCCCATGTCTCGTTCCAAAAGCGCAAAGGTAAGTTGCCCTGGCCATCCAGCGGCAAGCTGGAGGCCCGTTTCGGTTCCACCCGGGAGGTGGGTAAATTGAAATGGGACGGGGTGCTGATCTCCGCACCGGAAGGACAGGAGGTGCGAGCGATTCACCACGGCAGAGTGGCGTTTGCCGACTGGTTACGAGGCTTTGGCTTGTTGTTGATCATTGATCACGGTGAAGGCTTTATGAGTCTTTACGGGCACAATCAGAGCCTCTTCAAAGAGACCGGTGAGTGGGTGGAGCCTGGAGAGGTGGTTGCTCAGGTGGGTAACAGTGGGGGTCGCGCCTCATCGGGGGTCTATTTTGGCATTCGGCATAACGGAAAGCCGAAAAACCCAACCCAATGGTGTCGTCGGATCCGGGGGCGGGTGATTGCGGGTAAGGCTGTGAAGGAACTATCTTTTTATCCAGTTACTCACAACACAAAGAGCGACAGATTGGCGTCACGCTGA
- a CDS encoding YifB family Mg chelatase-like AAA ATPase, which translates to MSLAILYSRAQEGINSPLVTVEVHLANGLPALSIVGLPEMAVRESKDRVRGALINSQFEFPARRITINLAPADLPKEGGRFDLPIALGILAASGQIPKQALDQYEFAGELALSGQLRRVHGILPAALAARDAKRALILAEDNAAEAALVEGLTCQPADHLLQVCAHLKGLETLPTQQKALVESTPEQPDMADVIGQQQAKRALEISAAGAHSLLYIGPPGTGKSMLAARLPGILPPLTEQEALESAAIRSLAQQQPFDSSCWSQRPFRAPHHTASAVALVGGGSHPKPGEISLAHHGVLFLDELPEYDRHVLEVLREPMENGSITISRANRQADYPARFQLLAAMNPCPCGHLGDGSNRCHCTIEQISRYRNRISGPLLDRIDMHVEVPRQPIPIGGRQSNSREEGSEQIQARILAARRRQYQRQGKTNQALAGRDIETYIQIDGAGQKLLQKAVDQLGLSMRAYHRIIKVARTIADLEASPEILTQHLSEAIGYRRLDRRQEY; encoded by the coding sequence ATGTCACTCGCCATCCTCTATTCCCGCGCCCAGGAGGGCATCAACTCACCCCTGGTGACCGTTGAGGTTCATCTTGCCAACGGACTCCCTGCACTCTCCATCGTCGGCCTGCCGGAGATGGCAGTACGGGAGAGCAAGGATCGTGTCAGGGGCGCACTGATCAACAGTCAGTTCGAATTTCCCGCCCGCCGAATCACCATCAATCTGGCTCCGGCCGACCTGCCGAAAGAGGGGGGGCGTTTCGATCTGCCGATCGCCCTGGGCATTCTCGCCGCCTCAGGGCAGATCCCGAAACAGGCCCTGGATCAGTATGAGTTTGCCGGCGAGCTGGCACTCTCGGGGCAGTTGCGCCGGGTACACGGCATCCTACCCGCCGCCCTGGCAGCCCGGGATGCGAAGCGGGCACTGATTCTGGCCGAAGATAACGCGGCGGAAGCCGCTCTGGTCGAGGGTCTGACCTGCCAGCCCGCCGACCATCTGTTACAGGTCTGCGCTCACCTAAAAGGCCTGGAGACCCTGCCGACCCAGCAAAAGGCCCTCGTCGAGTCGACACCCGAGCAGCCCGATATGGCTGACGTTATCGGTCAGCAGCAAGCGAAACGGGCGCTGGAGATCTCAGCGGCGGGTGCTCACTCTCTACTCTATATCGGTCCGCCCGGAACCGGGAAATCGATGCTGGCCGCCCGACTGCCCGGCATCCTGCCACCGCTGACCGAACAGGAGGCCCTGGAGAGTGCGGCGATACGCTCACTCGCCCAGCAACAGCCGTTTGATTCAAGCTGCTGGAGCCAGCGACCTTTCCGGGCTCCGCACCACACAGCCTCTGCGGTGGCGCTGGTCGGTGGTGGCAGTCATCCAAAACCGGGCGAAATCTCCCTGGCCCACCATGGGGTACTGTTTCTCGATGAGCTGCCCGAGTATGACCGGCATGTACTGGAGGTGCTGCGTGAACCGATGGAGAATGGCTCGATCACCATCTCCCGGGCCAATCGTCAGGCCGACTACCCGGCCCGCTTCCAGCTGCTCGCCGCCATGAACCCCTGCCCCTGCGGCCATCTGGGAGACGGCAGCAACCGCTGCCACTGCACCATCGAACAGATCAGCCGCTACCGCAACCGCATATCAGGCCCGCTGCTGGACCGCATCGATATGCATGTGGAAGTCCCCAGACAACCGATCCCGATCGGTGGTAGACAGAGCAACAGCCGGGAGGAGGGGAGTGAGCAGATTCAAGCCCGCATCCTTGCCGCCAGGAGACGCCAGTATCAGAGGCAGGGAAAGACCAATCAGGCCCTTGCCGGGCGTGATATCGAGACCTATATCCAGATCGACGGGGCGGGGCAGAAACTGCTGCAGAAGGCGGTCGATCAACTGGGGCTCTCGATGCGCGCCTATCACCGCATCATCAAAGTGGCCCGCACCATTGCCGATCTCGAAGCCAGCCCGGAGATCCTCACCCAGCATCTGAGTGAGGCGATTGGTTATCGGCGGCTGGACCGAAGACAGGAATACTGA
- a CDS encoding S41 family peptidase has product MMKAVMRNNRLGFSLIVMAVMLIPFALPAEEDGESKNNLPLQQLRTFADIFGRIKANYVEPVDDEVLLENAIRGMVSGLDPHSNYLDAEDYKDLQVGTKGEFGGLGIEVGMEDGFVKVIAPIDDTPAARAGVRSGDLIVRLDETPVKGMSLNEAVALMRGKPGTPLELTIIREGEEKPIKITVVRDVIRVASVKSRLLDDRFAYLRISQFQTHTARDMLKVLRKLKGESEGDLQGMVLDLRNNPGGVLNAAVSVSDAFLEDGLIVYTKGRETDSQLRFEAAPDDVLEGAPIVVLVNEGSASASEIVAGALQDHGRAVIMGSQTFGKGSVQTIIPITDTAAVKLTTARYFTPSGRSIQAEGIKPDIELEDFTLSKVKKDQVGPIKESNLTGHLENGNEESEENQPSDSDQGDESVAAKDYQLGEALNLLKGLAILNARKGAG; this is encoded by the coding sequence ATGATGAAAGCCGTTATGCGGAATAACCGACTGGGTTTCAGCCTGATAGTGATGGCTGTAATGCTGATACCTTTTGCACTGCCCGCGGAAGAGGATGGGGAGTCCAAGAACAACCTGCCGCTGCAGCAGTTGAGAACCTTTGCGGACATTTTCGGGCGTATCAAAGCAAACTACGTGGAACCGGTGGATGATGAGGTACTGCTGGAAAATGCCATCCGCGGCATGGTTTCCGGGCTCGATCCACACTCCAACTATCTGGATGCGGAAGACTACAAGGATCTGCAGGTCGGAACCAAAGGTGAGTTCGGTGGCCTGGGCATCGAGGTGGGCATGGAAGACGGCTTTGTCAAAGTGATCGCGCCGATCGATGACACGCCGGCGGCCAGGGCCGGTGTCCGCAGCGGTGATCTGATTGTGCGCCTCGATGAGACACCGGTGAAGGGCATGAGCCTGAATGAGGCGGTTGCCCTGATGCGCGGCAAACCGGGTACGCCCCTGGAGCTGACCATCATCCGTGAAGGGGAAGAGAAGCCAATCAAAATCACCGTGGTGCGGGACGTGATCCGGGTTGCCAGCGTCAAGAGCCGCCTGCTGGATGATCGATTTGCCTACTTACGGATCTCTCAGTTTCAAACCCATACCGCCAGAGACATGCTGAAAGTGCTGCGCAAGTTGAAAGGTGAATCCGAGGGGGATCTGCAGGGCATGGTGCTGGATCTGCGCAACAATCCGGGCGGGGTGTTGAATGCCGCCGTCTCGGTCAGTGACGCCTTTCTCGAAGATGGCCTGATTGTCTATACCAAGGGCCGTGAGACCGACTCCCAGCTGCGTTTCGAAGCGGCGCCGGATGATGTGCTCGAAGGGGCGCCGATTGTGGTGCTGGTGAATGAAGGCTCCGCCTCCGCTTCGGAGATTGTGGCGGGTGCGCTGCAGGATCATGGGCGCGCCGTCATCATGGGCAGCCAGACCTTCGGTAAGGGTTCTGTCCAGACCATCATTCCGATCACCGATACCGCCGCAGTGAAGCTGACCACGGCACGTTACTTCACCCCATCCGGTCGTTCGATTCAGGCGGAAGGGATCAAACCGGATATCGAGTTGGAGGACTTTACCCTCTCAAAGGTGAAGAAAGATCAGGTTGGACCGATCAAGGAGTCGAATCTGACCGGTCACCTGGAGAACGGCAACGAGGAGAGTGAGGAAAACCAGCCATCCGATTCGGATCAAGGGGATGAGTCGGTGGCCGCTAAAGATTATCAACTGGGTGAGGCGTTGAATCTGCTGAAGGGTCTTGCCATTCTGAATGCCAGAAAAGGGGCGGGGTAA
- the gspD gene encoding type II secretion system secretin GspD: protein MSINTIFPVLLLVFVTGCANLNSRSDSEDPTLGKSEVPPGHLIPGRPKEDKDTGVEAFGRERPSQASPKAEKPELYYGTGRFVKQGRASGRKGIAESAAGDITLNFEQADLREVVQTVLGELLNESYILDPAVKGKVTIQTGKSLRRADLLPTLETLLRMNGAAMVLVDGIYRILPLSKAIQGQQVPRLADGSAPIPAGYALQVVPLKYIGVREMAQILQPLAPANSVIRVDATRNLLVLGGTGGELAGLLETIQLFDVDWMEGLSVGFFPLKYAKVSSVTKELQAIVGSIDTNPLEGMFRVVPVDEAGGILVVTPQKRYLDRVAEWIPRLDRVDSQESGTGQKLYVYRVQNGEAVELADMLQQLFSASGATQKKSKSAQVAPGKTKKTLSSSTESESKSLSTTSVARMTFFGAGGNESKSEIRVVADDKHNSLVITATPSQYANMLDALEKLDVRQLQVMVEATIIEVALQDEFKYGLQWAFNSDVGSNYLGEGVLSSGTSTLLGNTLPGFNFSVLRSASDVRAVFNALAEDSLIRVLSSPSVMVLDNETASIQVGDEVPIVDQQRQSTTDSDSPIINSISYRETGVMLEVTPRVNPGGLVTLDVTQEVSDVSDVVASSTSGSPTISTRKINSTVAVKNGEVLVLGGLITDRDNEGTSGLPFLSKLPLIGWLFGQESSFSKRTELVVVLVPTVVFDSTDNRQVVESFRAKLQGLKGSF from the coding sequence ATGTCAATTAACACCATCTTCCCCGTTCTGCTGCTGGTCTTCGTTACCGGTTGTGCCAACCTCAACAGTCGCTCCGACAGTGAAGATCCGACCCTCGGTAAAAGTGAAGTCCCCCCCGGCCATTTGATTCCTGGCAGGCCAAAGGAGGATAAGGATACCGGTGTTGAGGCATTTGGCCGGGAGCGGCCATCACAGGCCAGCCCCAAAGCAGAGAAACCGGAGCTCTATTACGGTACCGGAAGGTTTGTCAAACAGGGCCGGGCCAGCGGTCGCAAGGGTATTGCAGAGTCAGCGGCCGGTGATATCACCCTGAATTTCGAGCAGGCGGATCTGCGGGAAGTGGTGCAGACCGTACTTGGTGAGTTACTCAACGAGAGCTATATTCTCGATCCGGCAGTAAAGGGTAAGGTGACCATCCAGACAGGAAAATCCCTGCGTCGAGCCGATCTGCTGCCAACCCTCGAGACCCTGCTGCGAATGAATGGGGCTGCGATGGTGCTGGTGGACGGGATCTACCGGATCCTGCCTCTGAGCAAAGCGATCCAGGGTCAGCAGGTTCCCAGGCTGGCGGATGGCAGCGCACCGATACCGGCGGGTTACGCTCTGCAGGTGGTGCCGTTGAAATATATCGGTGTACGGGAGATGGCCCAGATTCTCCAGCCCCTGGCACCAGCCAACAGTGTGATCCGGGTCGATGCCACCCGTAACCTGCTGGTGTTGGGTGGAACCGGCGGTGAACTGGCCGGACTGCTGGAGACCATTCAGCTGTTCGACGTGGATTGGATGGAGGGTTTGTCGGTCGGTTTTTTCCCTCTCAAATACGCCAAAGTCTCCAGCGTGACCAAGGAGCTGCAGGCGATCGTCGGCAGCATCGATACCAACCCCCTCGAGGGTATGTTCCGGGTGGTGCCCGTGGATGAAGCCGGCGGGATTCTGGTGGTTACCCCGCAGAAGCGCTATCTGGATCGGGTGGCGGAGTGGATACCGAGGCTCGACCGGGTCGACAGCCAGGAGTCGGGAACTGGGCAGAAGCTCTATGTCTATCGGGTACAGAATGGGGAAGCTGTGGAGCTTGCGGATATGCTGCAACAGCTCTTCTCAGCTTCAGGGGCAACTCAGAAAAAGAGCAAATCCGCTCAGGTAGCTCCAGGCAAGACGAAAAAGACTCTCAGCAGTTCAACCGAAAGTGAGTCGAAGAGCCTATCCACAACCTCAGTGGCTCGCATGACCTTTTTTGGTGCCGGGGGTAATGAGAGCAAGAGCGAGATCCGGGTTGTCGCAGATGATAAACATAACTCCCTGGTGATCACAGCAACCCCCTCACAATATGCCAACATGCTGGATGCTCTGGAGAAACTGGATGTGCGCCAGCTTCAGGTGATGGTGGAGGCGACCATCATCGAAGTGGCCCTGCAGGATGAGTTCAAATATGGATTACAGTGGGCTTTCAATTCGGATGTGGGTTCAAATTATCTTGGTGAAGGGGTGCTAAGCAGTGGCACATCCACTCTATTGGGCAATACATTGCCCGGCTTCAACTTTTCTGTTCTGCGTTCAGCGTCGGATGTCAGGGCGGTATTCAATGCCCTGGCCGAAGATTCTCTGATCCGGGTGCTCTCTTCGCCCTCTGTGATGGTGCTGGATAATGAAACCGCCTCGATCCAGGTGGGTGATGAAGTCCCGATTGTCGATCAGCAGCGTCAGTCCACCACAGATTCCGATTCACCCATTATCAACAGCATCAGTTATCGTGAAACCGGTGTGATGCTGGAAGTAACACCGCGGGTCAATCCCGGTGGCCTGGTGACTCTGGATGTGACTCAGGAGGTGAGTGATGTCTCTGACGTGGTGGCCTCCAGCACATCGGGCTCGCCGACCATCTCGACCCGCAAGATCAACAGTACCGTAGCGGTGAAAAATGGAGAAGTTCTGGTACTCGGAGGACTGATCACAGATCGGGATAACGAAGGCACCTCCGGTCTGCCGTTTTTAAGCAAGCTGCCGTTGATTGGCTGGCTGTTTGGTCAGGAGTCGAGTTTCAGTAAACGAACAGAACTGGTGGTGGTGCTTGTCCCGACCGTTGTATTCGATTCAACTGACAATCGCCAGGTGGTTGAATCCTTCCGAGCCAAGCTACAGGGTTTGAAAGGCTCTTTCTAA
- a CDS encoding DJ-1 family glyoxalase III gives MARVLVPLAQGCEELEAVTITDLLTRAGVTVVTAGLDENPVKASRGVTLLPDTTLDDVNADEFDMVVLPGGLPGADYLDADPRIHAILKQLHQQGKYTAAICAAPKVLAGAGLLDGRQATSYPGVLDGMNLPQVAVMSDAVISDDKVITSRGPGTAMDFALELIEQLKGREIRNEVERGLCR, from the coding sequence ATGGCACGCGTCCTCGTCCCCCTAGCGCAAGGGTGTGAAGAGCTGGAAGCTGTCACCATCACCGACCTGCTGACCCGGGCCGGTGTGACGGTGGTCACCGCCGGGCTCGATGAGAATCCGGTCAAGGCGTCACGTGGCGTGACACTGCTACCCGATACCACTCTTGACGATGTGAATGCCGATGAATTCGATATGGTGGTGCTGCCTGGCGGCTTGCCTGGCGCCGACTATCTCGATGCGGATCCGAGGATTCATGCAATCCTCAAGCAGCTGCATCAGCAGGGTAAATATACCGCTGCGATCTGTGCTGCACCGAAGGTATTGGCCGGTGCGGGTCTACTGGATGGGCGCCAGGCGACCAGCTATCCGGGCGTGCTCGACGGTATGAACCTGCCGCAGGTTGCTGTGATGTCGGATGCCGTGATCAGCGACGATAAGGTGATCACCTCCCGGGGGCCGGGAACCGCCATGGATTTTGCCCTGGAATTGATCGAGCAGTTGAAGGGCCGGGAGATTCGTAATGAAGTGGAACGGGGGCTTTGCCGATAA